Proteins encoded together in one Polaribacter reichenbachii window:
- a CDS encoding hydroxymethylglutaryl-CoA reductase, degradative, translating to MSKIISGFSKFTKEEKINWLTENYFHNQTETVNIIKQYWNVDTKLQELHDDFIENTISNFYMPFGVAPNFVINDRTYVIPMVVEESSVVAAASLVGKFWSTRGGFKTTVISTTKIGQVHFMFAGNKNDLETYFNQNKTELFAATASITKNMKKRGGGILDIKLIDKTAKLANYYQLHVTFETKDSMGANFINSCLEAIAKKFEKDDIEIVMSILSNYVPECLVRAEVSCKIEELGGENPQKFAEKFHQAVQIAEIEPYRAVTHNKGIMNGIDAVVLATGNDFRAVEAGAHAYASRNGSYSSLSHCSIDDGVFKFWIEIPLALGTVGGLTALHPMAKLSLEMLQKPSARTLMQIMAAAGLAQNFAALRALTTKGIQHGHMKMHLQNILNQLGANEQEKEKIIKYFETRTVSHSAVVTQFNELRKPKINWINFLNIDDISERLNTLTKITKPVFGKMNGQQVIEHLSLLMQISNGKIDADYYVSDEKTARRKPFLDTDGELHIGFRAAILSDEPTPEKFNSIQEAIDDLVVQINDFKNHFTETTTENHPFFGELDYEYWKKFHVKHFTHHFKQFNLL from the coding sequence ATGAGTAAAATTATATCTGGTTTTTCGAAGTTTACCAAAGAAGAAAAAATTAATTGGTTAACAGAAAACTATTTCCACAACCAAACAGAAACTGTAAATATTATTAAACAATATTGGAATGTTGATACCAAATTACAAGAACTGCATGACGATTTTATAGAAAACACAATTTCTAATTTTTATATGCCATTTGGTGTTGCGCCTAATTTTGTGATTAATGACAGAACCTACGTAATTCCTATGGTTGTAGAAGAAAGTTCTGTAGTTGCAGCAGCTTCTTTAGTAGGTAAATTTTGGAGCACAAGAGGTGGTTTTAAAACAACTGTAATTTCTACTACTAAAATTGGGCAAGTTCATTTTATGTTCGCTGGCAATAAAAATGATTTAGAAACTTATTTTAATCAAAATAAAACAGAATTATTTGCGGCAACTGCTTCCATCACCAAAAATATGAAAAAACGAGGTGGAGGAATTTTAGATATAAAATTGATTGATAAAACAGCTAAACTTGCCAATTATTATCAATTGCACGTAACTTTTGAAACGAAAGATTCAATGGGTGCAAATTTTATTAATTCTTGTTTAGAAGCCATTGCTAAAAAGTTTGAAAAAGACGATATAGAAATTGTAATGAGTATCTTATCTAACTACGTTCCTGAATGTTTGGTTAGGGCAGAAGTGAGTTGTAAAATTGAAGAATTGGGTGGAGAAAACCCGCAGAAATTTGCAGAAAAATTTCATCAAGCTGTACAAATTGCAGAAATAGAACCTTATAGAGCAGTTACACATAATAAGGGAATTATGAACGGAATTGATGCTGTAGTTTTAGCAACTGGTAACGATTTTAGAGCAGTAGAAGCTGGTGCACATGCTTATGCCTCTAGAAATGGTTCGTATTCGAGTTTGTCTCATTGTTCTATTGATGATGGAGTTTTTAAATTTTGGATAGAAATTCCGTTAGCATTAGGTACTGTTGGTGGTTTAACAGCTTTGCATCCTATGGCTAAATTGTCTTTAGAAATGTTGCAAAAACCATCTGCAAGAACTTTAATGCAAATTATGGCTGCAGCAGGTTTAGCACAAAATTTTGCAGCTTTAAGAGCATTAACAACCAAAGGAATTCAGCATGGGCATATGAAAATGCACTTGCAAAATATTTTAAATCAGTTAGGTGCTAATGAGCAAGAAAAAGAAAAAATTATCAAATATTTCGAAACCAGAACTGTATCTCATTCTGCTGTGGTTACTCAATTTAATGAATTAAGAAAACCAAAAATAAATTGGATTAATTTTTTAAATATTGATGATATTTCTGAAAGATTAAACACTTTAACCAAAATAACAAAACCTGTTTTTGGTAAAATGAATGGGCAACAAGTTATTGAACATTTAAGTTTGTTGATGCAAATTTCTAATGGAAAAATTGATGCTGATTATTATGTTTCTGATGAAAAAACAGCTAGAAGAAAACCATTTTTAGATACAGATGGCGAATTGCATATTGGCTTTAGAGCCGCTATTTTATCTGATGAACCTACTCCAGAAAAATTTAATTCTATTCAAGAAGCAATTGATGATTTAGTAGTACAAATTAATGATTTTAAAAATCATTTTACAGAAACTACAACCGAAAATCATCCGTTTTTTGGCGAATTAGATTATGAAT